One Mercurialis annua linkage group LG3, ddMerAnnu1.2, whole genome shotgun sequence DNA window includes the following coding sequences:
- the LOC126671171 gene encoding LOW QUALITY PROTEIN: uncharacterized protein LOC126671171 (The sequence of the model RefSeq protein was modified relative to this genomic sequence to represent the inferred CDS: inserted 2 bases in 1 codon), which translates to MSSLQIPFSNSPQFLFPSKLNSLQQSPPQIYSHNPKLRAVLSIQEIPPNAVRRKNDXHSLGLDLGLSRTGLAISKGFSFKPLTVLELRGDKLELRILGIAEDWEVDEFIIGLPNSRDGKETPQPNKVRSVAGRFAVRAAERGWRVYLQDEHGTCTDATYRMINMGPQQGNSTKE; encoded by the exons ATGTCTTCATTACAAATCCCTTTCAGTAACTCACCACAATTCTTATTCCCTTCAAAACTCAATTCTCTTCAACAGTCACCACCTCAAATTTACAGTCACAACCCAAAGCTAAGAGCGGTGTTGTCCATTCAAGAAATTCCTCCAAATGCTGTTCGCCGGAAAAATGA TCACAGTTTGGGACTTGACTTGGGTTTGTCTCGTACTGGTCTTGCCATTAGTAAAGGCTTCTCCTTTAAACCTCTCACT GTTTTGGAATTGCGTGGGGACAAGCTTGAGCTTAGGATTCTTGGAATTGCTGAAGATTGG GAGGTGGATGAGTTTATAATTGGGCTTCCAAATTCTCGAGATGGAAAGGAAACCCCTCAACCCAACAAAGTTCGTAGTGTTGCTGGAAGATTCGCTGTTCGAGCAGCTGAAAG GGGTTGGAGAGTATATCTGCAGGATGAACATGGGACATGTACAGATGCTACTTATCGGATGATTAACAT GGGGCCTCAGCAAGGGAACTCGACAAAAGAGTAA
- the LOC126671172 gene encoding F-box/FBD/LRR-repeat protein At4g26340-like, whose product MGSESKDLEMAYEDRISKLPNEIQCEILSRLSTKDAATTSVLSRGWRHKWTALADLDLHTRRTVNPKPFLDFVSRAVTVRSFPSIKRFRLQIEGDCPSSSLKSWIEAAVSYKIEELDLCINQGGVAVPGHLFSCGSVKVLKLQGRGCFIDKIYFPETICMPNLKILHLVAIEYPGDSTIGRLLSCLFNLQELIMYRLMDFHNKCKTIHIQSSSLKVIKLNMWSGCYMKNTRVVVDAPKLEFLELLSLHCLIVDIKANSCSIVHAALYLNSYLSYHPKDAAIQSAALQFISNISTTVKVLTLSPDILQDIFDASTKNVPSFPNLNHLVLRTFQSGMSNLLHMLRILPNLKVLALNKVHKQFFPSEYWDDEQNAVPQCLNSSIERFEFKGYSGCSGDVKILEYIVRNAKALKEFYVLAFSSDDSEEPFKEELLNKLSVLPKTCQVKIEHSISTALDPKVALIRMGTRESCSNNAAKLCS is encoded by the exons ATGGGTTCTGAATCAAAAGATTTGGAGATGGCATATGAAGATAGGATCAGCAAATTACCAAATGAAATTCAATGTGAAATATTGTCACGTCTCTCAACAAAAGATGCGGCCACAACCAGCGTTTTGTCAAGGGGTTGGAGACACAAATGGACCGCTCTTGCCGATCTAGATCTACACACTCGACGCACTGTTAATCCCAAACCATTCCTGGATTTCGTTAGCAGGGCTGTGACGGTTCGCTCGTTCCCATCCATCAAAAGATTTAGACTTCAAATTGAAGGAGATTGTCCAAGTTCAAGCTTAAAGTCATGGATTGAAGCTGCGGTTAGTTATAAAATTGAGGAGCTGGATCTTTGCATCAACCAAGGAGGTGTTGCAGTTCCTGGTCATCTTTTCAGCTGCGGATCCGTAAAGGTTTTGAAGCTTCAGGGACGTGGCTGTTTTATTGATAAGATTTATTTTCCAGAAACTATATGTATGCCGAATCTCAAGATCCTTCATCTTGTAGCAATCGAGTATCCAGGTGATTCTACCATAGGAAGACTGTTATCGTGTTTATTTAATCTACAAGAATTGATTATGTATAGATTAATGGACTTTCATAATAAGTGTAAGACTATCCATATACAGTCTTCTTCATTGAAAGTTATCAAGCTTAACATGTGGAGTGGATGCTACATGAAAAACACTAGGGTTGTTGTCGATGCGCCTAAGCTTGAATTTCTTGAGCTTTTAAGTCTTCACTGTCTAATAGTTGACATTAAGGCTAATTCATGCTCAATAGTTCATGCGGCTTTGTATCTTAATTCATATCTCTCCTATCACCCTAAAGATGCCGCTATTCAATCGGCTGCACTTCAATTTATCTCCAATATTTCTACTACTGTTAAAGTCTTAACCTTGTCTCCAGACATTCTCCAG GATATTTTTGATGCATCCACCAAAAATGTGCCTTCTTTTCCTAACTTGAATCACTTGGTGCTGAGAACTTTCCAAAGTGGCATGTCAAATTTGCTTCATATGCTCAGAATTTTACCAAATTTAAAAGTTCTTGCACTCAATAAG GTTCATAAACAATTTTTTCCATCGGAATATTGGGATGATGAACAAAATGCTGTGCCCCAGTGCTTGAACTCATCCATcgaaaggtttgaatttaagGGATACTCAGGCTGTTCAGGAGATGTGAAAATTCTAGAATACATCGTGAGAAACGCAAAGGCGTTGAAGGAATTTTACGTCTTAGCGTTTTCTTCTGACGATTCTGAAGAACCATTCAAAGAAGAGCTTTTAAACAAGTTATCAGTGTTGCCAAAGACATGTCAAGTTAAAATTGAACATTCTAT ATCCACAGCTTTGGACCCAAAGGTTGCTCTTATTCGAATGGGCACTAGAGAAAG TTGTTCGAATAATGCTGCTAAACTGTGTTCCTAG
- the LOC126671170 gene encoding uncharacterized protein LOC126671170 isoform X1 — protein MVGGLGANESVGAASAGGNDGVWPARDDNPENPEQRIHMQQTVTDNILRDQASQSHLGTEQTERGPGSPKKSKRLSQSLARNYAKKFKGPGSSSVGGLGLGVTYGDTSVPSFQGSMSSAQLNIPPFLSQRTEKEGDAWSFRHALTQPSGIRSHKMPSDPNNLNKVKFYQEGHGHGDLGFNMETELTCRGKRATTASKLQFQRQQMINNLSKSNNDVPSGSSQAGISQAPPSET, from the exons ATG GTTGGAGGTTTAGGGGCCAATGAGAGTGTTGGAGCTGCAAGTGCTGGGGGCAATGATGGTGTTTGGCCTGCAAGGGATGACAATCCAGAGAACCCAGAGCAAAGAATCCACATGCAGCAAACTGTAACTGATAATATTTTAAGGGATCAAGCATCTCAG AGTCATTTGGGTACTGAACAAACTGAAAGAGGTCCTGGAAGTCCCAAAAAGTCAAAGAGATTGAGTCAAAGCCTTGCTAGGAACTATGCAAAGAAGTTTAAAGGCCCTGGGAGTTCATCTGTTGGTGGATTGGGATTAGGAGTAACATATGGTGACACTAGTGTTCCAAGTTTTCAG GGATCCATGTCATCAGCTCAGTTGAACATTCCTCCTTTTTTGTCTCAAAGAACTGAGAAGGAAGGAGATGCATGGTCATTTAGACATGCCCTTACACAACCTTCTGGCATTCGAAGCCACAAGATGCCATCTGATCCAAATAACTTGAACAAGGTCAAGTTTTACCAGGAAGGGCATGGACATGGAGACTTAGGATTCAATATGGAGACAGAGTTAACATGTAGAGGCAAACGAGCTACAACTGCCAGCAAGTTACAATTCCAAAGGCAGCAAATGATTAACAACCTAAGCAAATCAAACAACGATGTTCCATCAGGGAGTTCACAAGCTGGAATTTCACAAGCTCCACCATCAGAGACTTAG
- the LOC126671170 gene encoding uncharacterized protein LOC126671170 isoform X2, translated as MQQTVTDNILRDQASQSHLGTEQTERGPGSPKKSKRLSQSLARNYAKKFKGPGSSSVGGLGLGVTYGDTSVPSFQGSMSSAQLNIPPFLSQRTEKEGDAWSFRHALTQPSGIRSHKMPSDPNNLNKVKFYQEGHGHGDLGFNMETELTCRGKRATTASKLQFQRQQMINNLSKSNNDVPSGSSQAGISQAPPSET; from the exons ATGCAGCAAACTGTAACTGATAATATTTTAAGGGATCAAGCATCTCAG AGTCATTTGGGTACTGAACAAACTGAAAGAGGTCCTGGAAGTCCCAAAAAGTCAAAGAGATTGAGTCAAAGCCTTGCTAGGAACTATGCAAAGAAGTTTAAAGGCCCTGGGAGTTCATCTGTTGGTGGATTGGGATTAGGAGTAACATATGGTGACACTAGTGTTCCAAGTTTTCAG GGATCCATGTCATCAGCTCAGTTGAACATTCCTCCTTTTTTGTCTCAAAGAACTGAGAAGGAAGGAGATGCATGGTCATTTAGACATGCCCTTACACAACCTTCTGGCATTCGAAGCCACAAGATGCCATCTGATCCAAATAACTTGAACAAGGTCAAGTTTTACCAGGAAGGGCATGGACATGGAGACTTAGGATTCAATATGGAGACAGAGTTAACATGTAGAGGCAAACGAGCTACAACTGCCAGCAAGTTACAATTCCAAAGGCAGCAAATGATTAACAACCTAAGCAAATCAAACAACGATGTTCCATCAGGGAGTTCACAAGCTGGAATTTCACAAGCTCCACCATCAGAGACTTAG